The Bactrocera dorsalis isolate Fly_Bdor chromosome 3, ASM2337382v1, whole genome shotgun sequence genomic interval ACTAACTGGGAGGATAAATTGTTCCTCACTTAAAAGCGCGATTTAAGTTATTTCGTTTTCTCATCTTGcctgtaaaaatatatgtgttatttcgaaattatggcaagGCCAAAATTAAAATCCAACAATTGCCTATAAAATTGGCATGTTGGCAATGTCATGCAAGCAAAACGTAAACAAAATCAGctgttaattaaaaagttatgaTGGAAAGCCCactgttaaaaagaaaaagaggaAAGAACTTCACTCCCCAAGAAATGGGTGCGTTAGTGGAGTTGGTGGATGAACAACGACATATTCTGGAGAATAAAAGATCCGATGCTGTCACATGGAAACAGAAGGAGGAGGCCTTGAAAAAGTTGGCGGAGTGTTTCACAGCTAGGATTGGGACTAATCGAGAGTGGAGGACTCTACGGGATAAGTTCGAAAGCCTGAAACGAAAGTCCAAGGCAGAAATGGCAACCGAGAAATCAGAGCATTATCGGACAGGTGGCGGTTCGGCTGCTGTAGAAAGTAGCAGCATGGTAACGCAAAAAGTTGCTGCTATTTTGGAGGAGTCGGCCACTGGATTGGAAAATACCTTTGATGGTGATGCAAGTAAGTAATTTCGTTGTTTCATATTTCCTAAATTGAGTGTCTTTTGGCACTTAGC includes:
- the LOC125777311 gene encoding uncharacterized protein LOC125777311; this translates as MGALVELVDEQRHILENKRSDAVTWKQKEEALKKLAECFTARIGTNREWRTLRDKFESLKRKSKAEMATEKSEHYRTGGGSAAVESSSMVTQKVAAILEESATGLENTFDGDATSANSFASATLSPV